One genomic region from Rhinoraja longicauda isolate Sanriku21f chromosome 36, sRhiLon1.1, whole genome shotgun sequence encodes:
- the LOC144610367 gene encoding prolactin-releasing peptide receptor-like codes for MLSTAMDSWGVSPTNSTTYQVALVDSSNNYSQFTGLELIQAYKPLIVPCYALVVFIGIVGNYLLLYVICKTKKMHNTTNFFIGNLAFSDMLMCTICVPFTLAYAFHPRGWVFGKFMCYFVFLMQPVTVYVSVFTLTAIAVDRYYATVHPLKRRLSIGSCTYILAGLWLMSCALAAPALAHTYHIEFQDQDLTICEEFWVREEKEHLAYAYSTLVITYILPLSAVSLSYLRITLKLKNRVVPGNATHSQERWEKVKRKKIFRLLVLVVAVFGACWLPLNVFNIIRDIDISLINKDYFNLIQLLCHCSAMTSACCNPFLYAWLHDRFRAELMKMFTCKKKKVVPASNCVAVNVVL; via the exons ATGCTGTCCACAGCCATGGATAGCTGGGGTGTTTCTCCCACCAACAGCACAACCTACCAGGTTGCCCTGGTAGACAGCAGCAACAACTACTCCCAGTTCACGGGTCTGGAACTTATCCAGGCCTACAAGCCCCTGATTGTGCCGTGCTACGCTCTGGTGGTCTTCATCGGCATCGTCGGCAACTACCTGCTGCTGTACGTCATCTGCAAGACCAAGAAGATGCACAACACCACCAACTTCTTCATCGGCAACCTGGCCTTCTCTGACATGTTGATGTGCACCATCTGCGTGCCCTTCACGCTGGCCTACGCCTTCCACCCCCGCGGCTGGGTCTTCGGCAAGTTCATGTGCTACTTTGTCTTCTTGATGCAGCCCGTAACCGTCTACGTATCCGTCTTCACCCTGACAGCCATCGCCGTCGACAG GTACTACGCCACAGTTCACCCGCTGAAGAGGCGGCTGTCAATCGGGAGCTGCACGTACATCCTGGCCGGGCTCTGGCTCATGTCGTGTGCCTTGGCCGCCCCGGCCTTGGCTCACACATACCACATCGAGTTCCAGGACCAGGACCTGACCATCTGCGAGGAGTTCTGGGTGCGGGAGGAGAAGGAGCACTTGGCCTATGCCTACAGCACGCTGGTCATCACCTACATCCTGCCACTCTCCGCCGTCTCCCTGTCCTACCTCCGCATCACCCTCAAGCTGAAGAACCGGGTGGTGCCAGGCAATGCCACCCACAGCCAGGAGCGCTGGGAGAAGGTGAAGCGCAAGAAGATCTTCCGCCTGTTGGTGCTGGTGGTGGCAGTGTTCGGCGCCTGCTGGCTCCCTCTCAATGTGTTCAACATCATCCGCGACATTGACATCAGCCTGATCAACAAGGACTACTTCAACCTGATCCAGCTGCTGTGCCACTGCTCCGCCATGACCTCCGCGTGCTGCAACCCCTTCCTCTACGCCTGGTTACACGACCGATTCAGGGCAGAGCTGATGAAGATGTTCacctgcaagaagaagaaggtcgTTCCCGCTAGCAACTGCGTTGCGGTGAACGTCGTCCTATGA